One Corynebacterium matruchotii genomic window, ACATCGGTCATTGACATCGCCGAGGCTGCTTGTGTAGATGCTGCTGGGGCTGGTGTTGCAATTTTTGTTGTCTTTGCTTGATCCATGTATTAGCTCGCTAGGGCTGCGGAAATGGTGTCGGCATTGTATTTCATCACCCCGAGGTAGGTGTCGACCGGTGGGTTGGGGCCCAGCGAGTCGGCGAAGAGTTCCTTGTCGGAAATCGTCACTTCCCAGCCGCCGGCCTTCACGGTTTCTTGCAGCGAGTTAATGGCCTGCGGATTAGCGAGATTGTCCTGGAAAATGGTTTTGATCTGCTTTTCGGCAATGTATTCGCCCAATTCCTTGATTTCCGCTGGGGAAATTTGGGATTCCGAGGTGACAAAATCTGTAGCGCGAATCTCTAGCCCGAATTGTTTACCGAAATAGTTAAAGGCATCATGCCCGGTGATGAGGATGCGTTTGTCCTCCGGGATCGCATTGATTTTCTCCCGGACGTAGGCCGCGGTTTCGTCCATGGACTGCTCGTATTTTTTGGCATTTTCCTGGTACTTGTCCTTATTGTCGGGGTCGGTAGCGGCGAGTTTGTCGGTGATGGCCTGCACCACGTATTTCCAGTTTTCGGTGGAATTCCACACGTGCGGGTCATATAGTTTTTCCCCGTTTTC contains:
- a CDS encoding metal ABC transporter substrate-binding protein; amino-acid sequence: MNITINKRSIFAVILGISLVAVVTACAVDKQGENKKLTVFATTGYIGDTVKNIAPDADVTVMVGPGGDPHTYQPTTQDTEKISSSDLVFWSGLHMEAHMIDQLKSQGDRQVAVAEAIPKEDLLDWPDLGENGEKLYDPHVWNSTENWKYVVQAITDKLAATDPDNKDKYQENAKKYEQSMDETAAYVREKINAIPEDKRILITGHDAFNYFGKQFGLEIRATDFVTSESQISPAEIKELGEYIAEKQIKTIFQDNLANPQAINSLQETVKAGGWEVTISDKELFADSLGPNPPVDTYLGVMKYNADTISAALAS